The following are encoded in a window of Rhodothermus bifroesti genomic DNA:
- the sppA gene encoding signal peptide peptidase SppA, with amino-acid sequence MRFFSALLASILGTLIALGLVLLFGFLLLFSLASLAERPPTVRAGSVLVVELGGNLPEVVSGDPLSRLLLDEPAYGLRDLTHALRKAAADHRIEAIWLRLRDLEAPWATLEEIRQALQEVKASGKMLIASCEDFGMDEADYFVASVADSVFAGPESLFEFNGLYLAAEFYKRLLDQLDVEAYVVRAGAFKSAGEPFVRERLSDENRLQLQALLDTYNQHFLASIAQARKLPIETLNRLATEQLLLTAEEAVAAGLLDGLRDAAQIQASLKTHLGYPNEDRLRQVSLTQYLRVPDREAGLATGNEGEIAVVYAVGTIVPGKSRTDPNPLFGGQFLGSETLAEALREARENNRVKAVVLRIHSPGGSAAASEAMWQAIRQTASVKPVIVSMGGLAASGGYWISTAADSIVADPLTITGSIGVIGILFNAQGLLENKIGITFDLLRTSPYADMFSGLVPPEPYELQRLEQAILATYRTFLQKVSEARGLPVDSVDALGGGRVWTGEAAHQVGLVDVLGGLDRAIEIAATKAGLAPGTYRVRTLPRPKTFAEQLLEHLEAQAARLELRTANTPGLSETYRTAFETLRLFHGQPLAWMLPEVRIR; translated from the coding sequence ATGCGCTTTTTTTCTGCCCTTCTGGCCAGCATTTTGGGTACCCTGATCGCTTTAGGACTAGTTTTGCTTTTTGGCTTTTTGCTGCTGTTTAGTCTGGCTTCGCTGGCCGAACGTCCACCGACGGTTCGCGCGGGCTCGGTGCTCGTGGTGGAGCTTGGCGGCAATCTTCCTGAGGTGGTCTCTGGAGATCCCTTAAGCCGCCTATTGCTTGATGAACCTGCCTACGGCTTGCGCGACCTGACGCACGCGTTGCGCAAAGCAGCAGCTGATCATCGGATCGAGGCCATCTGGTTGCGCCTTCGTGACCTAGAAGCTCCTTGGGCTACGCTGGAAGAAATTCGACAAGCTTTGCAAGAGGTTAAGGCCAGCGGCAAAATGCTCATTGCATCCTGTGAAGACTTTGGCATGGATGAAGCGGATTACTTTGTCGCCAGCGTGGCCGATAGCGTATTTGCCGGACCAGAGTCGCTCTTTGAGTTTAATGGATTGTATCTAGCCGCCGAGTTTTACAAACGGCTGCTAGATCAGCTGGATGTTGAAGCCTACGTCGTACGTGCAGGAGCTTTCAAAAGCGCTGGGGAGCCGTTTGTGCGCGAGCGGTTATCAGACGAAAACCGCCTGCAGCTTCAGGCGCTGCTTGACACGTACAATCAGCATTTTCTAGCCTCGATCGCCCAAGCCCGTAAGCTCCCCATCGAAACCCTAAACCGCTTAGCTACCGAGCAGCTCTTGCTCACAGCAGAAGAAGCAGTAGCTGCTGGTTTGCTCGACGGGCTGCGCGATGCAGCGCAAATTCAAGCCAGCTTGAAAACCCACTTGGGCTACCCAAATGAGGACCGACTTCGCCAGGTTTCACTAACCCAATACCTGCGCGTACCTGACCGCGAAGCTGGACTAGCTACCGGCAACGAGGGGGAAATTGCGGTGGTATATGCTGTCGGGACAATTGTGCCGGGCAAAAGCCGCACGGATCCTAATCCACTTTTTGGCGGACAGTTTTTAGGAAGCGAAACGCTGGCTGAAGCCCTCCGTGAAGCCCGTGAAAACAATCGCGTCAAAGCTGTTGTACTGCGCATTCATTCGCCAGGAGGTTCAGCAGCAGCCTCCGAAGCCATGTGGCAAGCCATCCGCCAAACCGCCTCCGTTAAACCCGTCATTGTTTCTATGGGGGGGTTGGCCGCTTCGGGAGGGTACTGGATTAGCACCGCTGCAGACTCCATTGTAGCCGATCCGCTAACGATCACAGGCTCTATTGGAGTGATCGGTATCCTGTTTAACGCGCAGGGCCTATTGGAAAACAAAATCGGGATTACGTTCGACCTGCTGCGCACCAGTCCTTATGCCGACATGTTTTCTGGCCTAGTGCCCCCCGAGCCTTATGAGTTGCAACGCCTTGAACAAGCCATCCTAGCCACCTATCGCACTTTCTTACAAAAAGTCTCTGAGGCCCGTGGCCTACCGGTCGACTCGGTAGATGCCCTGGGGGGCGGCCGTGTCTGGACGGGCGAAGCAGCGCATCAGGTGGGCTTGGTCGATGTGTTGGGAGGGCTAGACCGTGCCATCGAAATTGCTGCAACAAAGGCTGGACTGGCTCCCGGCACCTACCGCGTGCGCACGCTACCTCGGCCCAAGACATTTGCGGAACAGCTCCTAGAGCACCTGGAAGCCCAAGCCGCCCGTCTCGAACTGCGCACTGCCAACACGCCTGGCCTTTCGGAGACCTACCGCACTGCCTTCGAAACACTTCGACTTTTCCATGGTCAACCACTGGCTTGGATGCTGCCAGAGGTACGTATTCGCTAA
- a CDS encoding nucleotide exchange factor GrpE yields the protein MEPKDVQSPQTHTEPPLESQLSDTTAPGNLSEETSALTARIQQLEAELAQLQDKFLRTAAELQNYRRRVEQEKQQLLELGKAAALRPLLDVLDDLERSLAAAQQTEGQDVETVLRQLREGVSLVYRKFLDELARLGVQPIEATGKPFDPILHEALLQQPAPEGAVPGTVLEEIQKGYLLGERVLRHSRVVVAAPPDGKEQPVS from the coding sequence ATGGAGCCCAAAGACGTGCAATCGCCGCAGACGCATACGGAACCTCCCTTAGAAAGTCAACTTTCAGATACAACTGCACCGGGGAATCTAAGCGAGGAGACCAGTGCCTTAACGGCGCGTATTCAACAATTAGAGGCAGAGCTTGCCCAGCTACAGGACAAGTTTCTGCGCACGGCAGCCGAATTACAGAACTATCGCCGGCGCGTTGAGCAAGAAAAACAACAGTTGTTGGAACTGGGCAAAGCTGCTGCATTGCGACCACTGCTAGATGTGCTCGACGACTTGGAACGCTCGTTAGCAGCTGCACAGCAAACCGAAGGTCAAGATGTCGAGACGGTTTTGCGGCAGCTTCGCGAGGGCGTTTCCCTGGTCTATCGCAAGTTTCTGGATGAACTGGCCCGTTTAGGGGTGCAGCCCATTGAGGCCACAGGCAAGCCGTTTGATCCTATCCTACACGAAGCGTTGCTGCAGCAGCCTGCCCCTGAAGGGGCGGTGCCAGGAACCGTGCTTGAGGAAATTCAAAAAGGGTATCTTCTAGGTGAGCGCGTGCTGCGCCACAGCCGTGTGGTGGTGGCTGCGCCGCCGGATGGGAAAGAGCAGCCCGTAAGCTAA
- a CDS encoding Glu/Leu/Phe/Val family dehydrogenase produces the protein MQLPETLVEARPYSFFEQVNRIFDRAAAYTKHPKGLLDQIKACNSVYRVEFPIKRDDGSIEVIRAYRAEHSHHKLPTKGGIRYAETVNEDEVMALAALMTYKCAIVDVPFGGAKGGVKIDRRKYSDAELERITRRYTFELLRKNFIGPGIDVPAPDYGTGPREMAWILDTYNSFSSNPLEALACVTGKPVGEGGVRGRKEATGRGVYFGVREACSVEEDMKALGLETGLSGKTVVVQGLGNVGYHAAKFLAEGGAVLVGLAEIEGAIYNPEGLDLEAVMAHRRQTGSILNFPGAKNLERTEDALELPCDILVPAALENQITAENAPRIQAKIIAEAANGPVTVEAEEILLKKGVLIIPDVYLNAGGVTVSYFEWLRNLSHVRFGRLSKRFEERTFSRILEVIEDLTGKKVPIELVQEVAHGADEEDLVNSGLEETMVTAYQEIQAIRRKHNVDLRTAAFISAIEKVAKSYIELGIFP, from the coding sequence ATGCAACTGCCTGAAACGCTTGTCGAGGCGCGGCCGTACTCGTTTTTTGAACAGGTCAACCGCATTTTTGACCGAGCCGCTGCCTATACCAAACATCCTAAGGGACTGTTGGATCAGATTAAGGCCTGCAATAGCGTCTACCGGGTGGAATTTCCAATTAAGCGGGATGACGGTTCTATTGAGGTCATCCGCGCCTATCGAGCTGAGCACAGCCATCACAAGCTCCCCACGAAAGGGGGCATTCGCTACGCGGAAACCGTGAACGAGGACGAAGTGATGGCGCTTGCTGCATTGATGACGTACAAGTGCGCTATTGTGGACGTACCCTTTGGAGGGGCAAAAGGGGGCGTTAAAATCGATCGGCGAAAGTATAGCGATGCTGAACTAGAGCGCATTACACGGCGCTACACGTTTGAGTTGCTGCGCAAAAACTTTATCGGTCCAGGCATTGATGTTCCGGCGCCAGACTATGGGACTGGGCCGCGCGAAATGGCGTGGATTCTGGATACGTACAATTCGTTCTCCTCGAATCCTTTGGAAGCGTTGGCTTGCGTCACAGGTAAGCCAGTGGGTGAGGGCGGCGTACGCGGTCGCAAGGAAGCCACGGGGCGGGGGGTATACTTTGGTGTGCGCGAGGCTTGCAGCGTAGAGGAAGACATGAAAGCCTTAGGGCTTGAGACAGGCCTTTCTGGCAAGACCGTCGTGGTGCAAGGCTTGGGAAACGTCGGCTACCATGCGGCCAAGTTTCTGGCCGAAGGGGGAGCGGTCCTCGTTGGGCTGGCGGAAATTGAAGGAGCAATTTACAATCCTGAAGGGCTCGACCTAGAGGCTGTGATGGCGCATCGCCGGCAAACCGGCTCGATCCTTAACTTTCCAGGTGCCAAAAACTTGGAGCGGACCGAAGATGCTCTGGAGCTCCCCTGTGACATTCTGGTGCCTGCTGCGCTAGAGAATCAGATTACCGCAGAGAATGCCCCACGCATTCAGGCCAAAATCATTGCCGAAGCAGCTAACGGCCCTGTTACGGTAGAGGCTGAAGAGATCTTGCTCAAAAAAGGCGTGCTTATCATTCCCGATGTGTATTTGAACGCCGGTGGGGTGACGGTTTCTTACTTTGAATGGCTGCGCAATTTATCGCACGTTCGGTTTGGGCGGCTGAGCAAGCGATTTGAAGAGCGTACTTTTAGCCGCATTTTGGAAGTGATTGAAGACCTAACGGGCAAAAAGGTCCCCATCGAACTGGTTCAGGAGGTAGCTCATGGGGCTGACGAAGAGGACCTGGTAAACTCCGGTCTGGAAGAAACCATGGTGACGGCTTACCAGGAAATTCAAGCAATTCGGCGGAAGCACAACGTTGACTTGCGCACGGCGGCATTTATTAGTGCTATCGAAAAAGTAGCCAAATCTTACATTGAGCTAGGCATCTTTCCGTGA
- the dnaJ gene encoding molecular chaperone DnaJ — MRDYYEVLGVDRSASLEEIKRAYRKLALQYHPDRNPNNKEAEARFKEIAEAYAVLSDPEKRRRYDRYGHAGLREGGTASGASPFEDLNDIFSAFHDIFGASGAVFEEVFTGQRRARRRESGRAGGDVHVKVALTLEEIAEGTEKEIPVRKYVACQACGGSGAEGGVAGYTTCPTCHGTGELRQVSRSIFGQFINIQTCPHCRGEGRVLRNRCAACGGSGRQMAEVTVRVTIPPGAVAGHYLTLQGAGHAGINGGPAGDLIVEIEELPHEHFVREGLDIYYDLFLSFPDAALGTEVEVPTLRGRARLQIEPGIQSGKILRMRGRGLPELNSSRRGDQLVRVHVWTPTELTENERRILEQLRHSPSFQPRLEGERKSFFSRVKDAFR; from the coding sequence ATGCGCGATTACTACGAAGTGCTTGGGGTGGACCGCAGTGCCTCACTGGAAGAAATCAAACGGGCTTACCGCAAGCTGGCGCTGCAATACCACCCCGACCGCAACCCCAACAATAAAGAAGCTGAAGCGCGTTTTAAAGAAATTGCAGAAGCCTACGCGGTGCTTTCCGATCCGGAGAAACGGCGGCGTTATGACCGGTATGGTCACGCCGGTCTGCGGGAAGGTGGCACTGCGTCGGGGGCGTCTCCTTTTGAGGATCTGAACGATATTTTTAGTGCCTTTCACGATATTTTTGGCGCCTCGGGTGCTGTCTTTGAAGAGGTCTTTACCGGGCAGCGGCGCGCACGAAGGCGTGAAAGCGGGCGGGCTGGGGGCGATGTGCACGTTAAGGTGGCTCTAACGCTCGAAGAAATCGCCGAAGGCACTGAAAAAGAAATTCCTGTGCGCAAGTACGTCGCCTGCCAAGCCTGTGGTGGAAGCGGCGCTGAAGGGGGCGTTGCAGGGTACACCACGTGCCCTACGTGCCACGGCACTGGTGAACTGCGTCAGGTTTCGCGCTCCATCTTTGGTCAGTTTATCAACATCCAAACCTGCCCGCACTGCCGAGGCGAGGGACGGGTGCTGCGCAACCGCTGTGCGGCTTGTGGCGGCAGCGGCCGCCAGATGGCTGAGGTGACGGTGCGCGTAACCATCCCGCCAGGAGCCGTAGCAGGGCATTACCTTACGCTTCAGGGAGCCGGGCATGCAGGGATCAACGGTGGGCCAGCGGGCGACCTGATTGTAGAAATCGAGGAGCTTCCTCACGAGCACTTTGTACGGGAGGGGCTGGACATCTACTACGATCTGTTCCTCTCTTTCCCTGATGCTGCTTTAGGCACCGAAGTGGAAGTGCCTACGCTGCGCGGACGGGCGCGGTTGCAAATTGAGCCCGGCATTCAGTCCGGGAAGATTCTCCGCATGCGGGGGCGCGGCTTGCCAGAGCTTAATAGCTCACGCCGGGGGGACCAACTGGTGCGTGTGCACGTGTGGACGCCCACAGAACTCACCGAAAACGAACGCCGAATTTTGGAGCAACTGCGGCATTCGCCTTCCTTCCAGCCCCGTTTGGAAGGCGAACGCAAATCGTTCTTTAGTCGGGTTAAAGACGCCTTTCGCTAA
- the hrcA gene encoding heat-inducible transcriptional repressor HrcA, whose protein sequence is MRMVRIGHAMRHRQLSRRPLADPAAPLNAREREILRLVVESFIDTAGPVGSRFLARRYPIGLSPASIRNTMSDLEEMGYLDHPYTSAGRIPTDLGYRTFVDALMEVPKLTPDECRLLERRVRQVSNDPEELWRESTRLLGQLSHLLGVVLTPRLSTGVLERLEVVPLSSTRAMFVLSVRGGLVRTILAELPSELSRRDLELVVALLNERLAGLTLATVRNTCAQRLQDVEDRTGLVQLMIGEAPTLFAEPSEGRLRFGGTQYIMGQPEFRHAEELRTLFLLLEDEEALVQLLEGPELSENVEIGRAQVSIGRENPDEKVEKFSIVTARYRLGDAVGTIGVIGPTRMDYRRVMALVQEMATLLSRPADEVVN, encoded by the coding sequence ATGCGCATGGTGCGGATAGGGCATGCGATGCGGCATCGGCAATTATCTCGCCGACCGCTGGCAGATCCCGCTGCCCCGCTGAATGCGCGGGAGCGTGAGATCCTGCGGTTGGTTGTCGAGAGTTTTATTGATACGGCAGGTCCGGTGGGGTCGCGTTTTCTGGCCCGTCGGTATCCTATCGGTCTGAGCCCAGCCTCGATTCGCAACACCATGAGCGATTTAGAGGAAATGGGCTATTTGGACCATCCTTACACTTCAGCCGGTCGCATTCCAACAGACTTGGGCTATCGAACGTTTGTCGATGCCTTAATGGAGGTGCCCAAGCTTACACCAGATGAATGCCGGCTGTTGGAGCGGAGGGTACGTCAAGTGAGCAACGACCCGGAGGAGCTGTGGCGGGAAAGCACGCGGCTTTTAGGGCAGCTTTCCCATCTGCTTGGCGTTGTGCTGACCCCCCGCCTGTCGACTGGGGTACTGGAACGGCTGGAGGTTGTACCACTTTCGTCGACCCGCGCCATGTTTGTGCTCAGCGTGCGCGGCGGCTTGGTGCGTACAATTCTTGCAGAGCTGCCCTCGGAGCTGAGCCGGCGTGACCTAGAACTGGTAGTCGCATTGCTGAATGAGCGCCTGGCTGGTCTGACCTTGGCTACCGTTCGTAATACCTGTGCCCAACGTTTGCAGGATGTAGAAGACCGAACCGGGCTAGTGCAGCTCATGATCGGCGAGGCTCCGACCCTGTTTGCTGAGCCGAGCGAAGGGCGCTTGCGTTTTGGCGGGACCCAGTATATCATGGGGCAACCGGAGTTTCGGCATGCGGAAGAGCTTCGCACCTTGTTCCTATTGTTAGAGGATGAAGAGGCGCTGGTTCAACTGCTGGAAGGTCCCGAGCTTTCGGAAAATGTTGAAATCGGTCGCGCGCAGGTTTCCATTGGCCGCGAGAACCCAGACGAAAAGGTAGAAAAGTTTTCGATCGTTACCGCCCGCTATCGCTTAGGCGATGCGGTGGGAACTATTGGCGTTATCGGGCCTACGCGCATGGACTACCGGCGCGTGATGGCGCTGGTGCAGGAAATGGCCACGCTGCTCAGCCGACCTGCAGACGAGGTGGTCAACTAA
- a CDS encoding FAD-binding and (Fe-S)-binding domain-containing protein — METLTVVAPTRPALSPERLEAFCHALRPQLRGRLYTDAMTRALYATDASIYQIEPVGVLIPAHVDDVQAALALASRFSIPVLPRGGGSSLAGQAVGEALVIDFTPHLHRILEINPEERWARVEPGCTMEQLNLALRPLGLMVGPDPASGARATLGGMLANNSTGAHSILYGNMVEHVRAVNALLADGTPVHFEALDEAAWAERMRRNDPEGRLYRELDDLLRAKGDIIARDTPKHWRRNSGYRLEYLLEARSRNLAQLLCGSEGTLAVVTELTIGLVPRPKRTALGVVHFDTREEALRAVTTILETKPAAVELFDGVAIEATRHAPGYAPRLATFIVGNPGAVLITEYFGESETELVAKLDALEATLQRAGYGYAIVRALQPEHIQNVWAVRSEGVGLVMGVKGDHKPLPMIEDAAVPVEHLADYVADLERLFQETHTQAVLYAHASAGCLHIRPFLNTKDAREVEKMRVLATGSMELVKKYGGVLSSEHGDGIVRGWLNEAFLGPELYAVYRQVKQIFDPNGLLNPGKIIDTPPMTENLRMGPTYRTIELVEELDWSEEGGFARAVEQCNGNGACRKLESGTMCPSFMVTRDERHTTRGRANALRSVLSGALPVEALTGRALYEVMDLCIQCKACKTECPSNVDMAKMKTEWLAKYWEANRVPLRVRLFANQPRLARWIGGGWKARLANIGLRNAFVRRLMDWTLGISAQRQLPTFALEPFTTWFRKQSWPTTGPTVVLFADTFNNYHHPEVAQAAALFFARLGFQVIVPEEKACCGRPLISKGLVSQAQRQALEALERLYPYVEQELPIIGLEPSCILTFRDELLSLLPGDPRARKLARSVFTFEEYVARLADEGRLREVRWTETARRVLVHGHCHQKSLVGMGPTARILALPPNYRVEVLDTSCCGMAGAFGYEKEHVEISLKMAERRLAPAVRAASEDTLIAAAGTSCRAQIFDTTGRRAWHPAEILLQALT, encoded by the coding sequence ATGGAGACCCTAACCGTTGTAGCCCCAACGCGGCCAGCGTTGTCGCCCGAACGCCTGGAGGCTTTTTGCCATGCGTTGCGTCCGCAGCTTCGCGGAAGGCTCTACACCGATGCCATGACGCGGGCACTTTATGCAACCGATGCCAGCATTTACCAGATAGAGCCTGTTGGCGTGCTTATTCCAGCCCATGTCGACGATGTGCAGGCTGCGCTAGCGCTGGCTTCTCGCTTCAGCATCCCGGTGTTGCCTCGGGGAGGCGGTTCGTCACTTGCTGGGCAAGCTGTAGGTGAGGCTTTAGTCATTGATTTTACACCGCACCTGCATCGCATTCTGGAAATCAATCCCGAAGAACGCTGGGCACGCGTAGAGCCAGGCTGCACTATGGAGCAGCTTAACCTCGCGTTACGGCCTTTGGGATTAATGGTGGGGCCTGATCCTGCCAGCGGTGCGCGGGCAACGCTGGGGGGTATGCTGGCCAACAATTCGACGGGTGCCCATTCGATACTCTATGGCAATATGGTTGAGCATGTGCGCGCCGTCAACGCGCTACTGGCCGATGGCACGCCGGTCCATTTTGAAGCACTCGACGAAGCCGCTTGGGCCGAACGCATGCGGCGCAATGACCCTGAGGGTCGGCTCTACCGTGAGCTCGACGACTTGCTGCGGGCAAAAGGCGACATCATTGCCCGCGATACGCCTAAACACTGGCGTCGCAACAGCGGCTATCGGCTGGAATACTTGCTTGAGGCCCGCTCCCGAAACCTGGCACAGCTGCTCTGCGGAAGCGAAGGGACGCTGGCTGTGGTCACGGAACTGACCATCGGGCTGGTGCCCCGTCCTAAGCGTACAGCCCTCGGTGTGGTGCACTTTGATACCCGAGAAGAAGCCCTGCGTGCTGTGACAACAATTCTCGAAACCAAACCTGCAGCCGTTGAGCTTTTTGACGGCGTGGCCATCGAAGCAACGCGCCATGCGCCTGGCTATGCTCCGCGACTGGCTACGTTTATCGTGGGCAATCCTGGTGCTGTGCTGATTACGGAGTATTTTGGAGAGAGCGAGACTGAACTGGTGGCCAAGCTCGATGCTCTAGAAGCTACGTTGCAACGCGCTGGCTATGGCTATGCCATTGTGCGCGCTCTGCAGCCCGAGCATATCCAAAACGTGTGGGCTGTTCGAAGTGAAGGCGTCGGGTTGGTGATGGGCGTCAAAGGGGATCACAAGCCCTTGCCCATGATTGAAGATGCTGCCGTTCCCGTAGAGCATTTGGCCGACTACGTGGCTGATTTAGAGCGCCTTTTCCAGGAGACCCATACGCAGGCTGTGCTCTACGCGCACGCCTCAGCAGGCTGCCTGCACATCCGTCCTTTCCTCAACACAAAAGATGCTCGCGAAGTGGAGAAAATGCGTGTGCTGGCCACAGGCTCGATGGAACTGGTTAAAAAATATGGGGGCGTACTGTCTTCCGAGCATGGCGATGGCATTGTGCGGGGATGGCTCAACGAAGCTTTTCTCGGTCCAGAACTTTATGCCGTCTATCGGCAAGTCAAGCAAATCTTTGATCCTAATGGCCTGCTAAACCCGGGCAAGATTATCGATACCCCACCGATGACTGAAAATTTGCGTATGGGGCCTACCTATCGCACGATCGAACTGGTCGAAGAACTGGACTGGTCCGAAGAAGGTGGCTTTGCTCGGGCAGTAGAGCAGTGCAACGGCAACGGCGCTTGCCGCAAGCTCGAAAGCGGCACGATGTGCCCGAGTTTTATGGTTACGCGCGACGAGCGGCACACCACACGCGGACGGGCTAACGCGCTGCGTTCGGTACTCTCAGGCGCACTGCCCGTTGAAGCGCTCACTGGGCGCGCCCTTTACGAAGTCATGGACCTGTGCATCCAATGCAAGGCCTGTAAAACGGAGTGCCCCTCAAACGTCGATATGGCCAAAATGAAGACCGAGTGGCTAGCGAAGTACTGGGAGGCCAACCGCGTGCCGCTGCGCGTGCGTTTGTTTGCCAACCAACCTCGGCTAGCCCGGTGGATTGGAGGCGGATGGAAAGCACGGCTGGCCAATATCGGATTGCGCAACGCCTTCGTACGCCGATTGATGGACTGGACGTTGGGCATCAGCGCCCAACGCCAATTACCGACATTCGCGCTAGAGCCTTTTACCACCTGGTTTCGGAAACAAAGCTGGCCGACTACGGGACCAACCGTGGTGCTCTTTGCAGATACCTTTAACAACTACCATCATCCCGAAGTCGCCCAAGCAGCCGCGCTGTTTTTTGCGCGTTTAGGCTTCCAGGTAATCGTGCCCGAGGAAAAGGCCTGCTGCGGTCGTCCCTTGATCTCAAAGGGACTTGTGAGTCAGGCCCAGCGTCAGGCCCTAGAGGCCCTGGAACGGCTTTATCCCTATGTCGAACAGGAATTACCCATTATAGGCCTAGAACCCAGCTGCATTCTAACGTTTCGTGACGAACTGCTCAGCCTGTTGCCAGGAGATCCGCGCGCACGAAAACTGGCACGCAGCGTCTTTACTTTCGAGGAATACGTGGCACGCTTGGCCGACGAAGGACGCCTGCGTGAGGTGCGTTGGACCGAAACGGCACGACGCGTCCTGGTGCATGGCCACTGCCATCAAAAATCGTTGGTAGGCATGGGACCAACGGCACGCATTCTGGCCCTGCCCCCAAATTATCGCGTAGAGGTGCTCGACACGAGCTGCTGCGGTATGGCAGGAGCCTTTGGATATGAAAAAGAACACGTCGAGATTTCTCTGAAAATGGCCGAGCGGCGCCTGGCTCCAGCAGTGCGAGCAGCCAGTGAAGACACCCTCATTGCGGCAGCCGGAACTTCGTGTCGCGCGCAAATTTTCGACACAACCGGCCGGCGCGCTTGGCATCCGGCAGAGATTTTGCTACAGGCGCTGACCTAA